The Alphaproteobacteria bacterium genome segment ACCGGGGTCGCGCTGGATGCGGGTGACTTCGATGTCCTTGTTGGTGAACGAGAACTGGTCCGCTACCAGAAACGCCAGGGGGGTCGCCGACAGCGGCAGGTAGGTGACTTGGTCCAACTCGGCATCGTAGAAAATCAAGGTTCGGCCCGTGGCGACGATCAGAATCGGCGAGGGCGGCGTGTACTCGAACCGCAACTGCCCCGGCCGCCGCAAATAAAAATCGCCGGCGACGATTGCGCCGGTTTCGCTGAACTGAACGAAGCGGGCGTGCATGGACCGGATGTCGTTCAAGTACCGTTCTATTCGCTCCAACGCCTGGCGTTGATCTTCGGTCGGCACGATTGCCGCCGTGGCAATACCCGCCGACAGGCAAACGAAGAGGAACGCCGGAGCCAACCAGCGGAGAGGACGAACGGTCATGTCCTATTGTTCTTCGCGCGGGATGACTCGGGCAAGAACTTCGCGTTTGCCGACATGGTTGGCCTGGCTGACAACACCCTCGGCCTCCATTCGCTCGACGATTCGCGCGGCGCGGTTGTAGCCGATTTGCAGATGGCGTTGGACGAAGCTGGTCGAGGCCTTGCCTTCGCGACAGATCAGTTCGACCGCGCGGTCGTACATTTCGTCTTCCTTGTCGTTACCGCTGCCGGGTCCGGTCGACATCGGCGCGTCGGGTTCTTCGGTGATCGATTCGATGTAGGCCGGCGCGGCTTGGCCGCGCAGATGGTTGACTACCTTCTCCACTTCCTTGTCGTCGACGAAGGGGCCGTGGACGCGGCTGATCTTGCCGCCTGCGAGCATATACAACATGTCGCCCGAGCCCAGAAGGGTCTCCGCGCCGGGTTCCCCCAAAATGGTACGGCTGTCGATTTTCGAGGTGACCTGGAAACTGATCCGTGTGGGAAAGTTCGCTTTGATCGTACCGGTGATGACGTCAACCGAGGGCCGCTGCGTCGCCATGATCAAATGGATTCCCGCCGCGCGCGCCATCTGTGCGAGGCGCTGCACCGACGCTTCGATCTCTTTGCCGGCGATC includes the following:
- a CDS encoding outer membrane lipoprotein carrier protein LolA, translated to MTVRPLRWLAPAFLFVCLSAGIATAAIVPTEDQRQALERIERYLNDIRSMHARFVQFSETGAIVAGDFYLRRPGQLRFEYTPPSPILIVATGRTLIFYDAELDQVTYLPLSATPLAFLVADQFSFTNKDIEVTRIQRDPGVISVAIVDPENPGEGEVTLIFSDAPLALRQWRVVDAQGKKTTVALSEMRTNLDLDEALFRFDDPNPFRNSDPNR